From a region of the Butyrivibrio sp. AE3004 genome:
- a CDS encoding SseB family protein: MGLFDFLGNKKNREEEEALLMEQEAEQREKALEELKEKHKDLGWPSPGKLNPIRIEGQENLEFEDPLSDERKDEIGQLVYEEDLNLDTIKFFSMQELLFLLTVQEGYQRIAPIPGYEANHRKVYNEILGRVRDAKTLYVLFDSMTGYPFIDHGYINIYSSEEYAQAAVNAFSKQFRKLIVRPCKADNDAESASERRTFFDYLYYLGAENFIVDNGFYRAHFKRNEIVAAPGDWGNGGDKSPKNPELVFAILDFLGEARWPVKYEKRDAVLAAKEMRMAQAAQAAHYIVPMMHEGPVEVLDDGRYKFTADTKIRFPEIKSSDEKHFLPVFTDGIEFSKAFRNTDYKGAVFGFGDILKFVGDKNGIIINPNGQKVMIPRDRMLALHMAAQAASAGKNAGTKTQKKKLSETEAAVQSAMSGKGIAAKASDEE, from the coding sequence ATGGGACTTTTTGATTTTTTGGGTAATAAGAAGAATAGGGAAGAGGAAGAAGCTCTTCTTATGGAACAGGAAGCAGAGCAGAGAGAAAAAGCTCTTGAAGAGCTTAAGGAGAAGCATAAAGATTTGGGATGGCCGTCTCCCGGAAAGCTAAATCCCATAAGGATAGAGGGACAGGAGAATCTGGAATTTGAAGATCCCCTTTCAGATGAGAGAAAAGATGAAATCGGACAGCTTGTATATGAAGAGGATCTTAATCTTGATACTATCAAATTCTTTTCCATGCAGGAGCTTTTATTCCTTTTGACTGTTCAGGAGGGGTATCAGAGGATTGCACCCATTCCGGGATACGAAGCAAATCACAGAAAGGTTTACAATGAGATTCTTGGCAGGGTAAGAGATGCAAAGACACTTTATGTGCTCTTTGATTCTATGACAGGATATCCCTTTATTGATCACGGATATATAAATATATATTCAAGCGAGGAATATGCCCAGGCTGCTGTGAATGCTTTCTCCAAGCAGTTCAGAAAGCTTATAGTGCGTCCCTGCAAGGCCGATAATGATGCTGAGTCAGCAAGTGAGAGAAGAACATTCTTTGATTATCTTTACTACTTAGGTGCTGAAAATTTCATTGTTGATAATGGTTTTTACAGAGCGCACTTTAAGAGAAATGAGATTGTTGCTGCACCCGGAGACTGGGGTAATGGTGGGGATAAATCTCCCAAAAATCCTGAGCTTGTTTTTGCGATTCTTGACTTTCTTGGAGAAGCAAGATGGCCGGTTAAGTATGAGAAGAGAGATGCTGTTCTGGCAGCCAAGGAGATGCGCATGGCTCAGGCAGCCCAGGCTGCACATTATATTGTGCCTATGATGCATGAGGGACCTGTTGAGGTTCTGGATGATGGCAGATATAAATTTACTGCGGATACAAAGATTAGATTCCCTGAAATCAAGAGCTCGGATGAAAAACATTTTCTTCCGGTATTTACAGATGGAATAGAGTTTAGTAAGGCTTTCAGAAATACCGATTACAAGGGCGCGGTTTTTGGATTTGGAGATATTCTGAAATTTGTTGGAGATAAGAATGGTATCATAATTAATCCCAATGGTCAGAAGGTTATGATTCCAAGAGACAGAATGCTTGCTCTGCATATGGCAGCTCAGGCTGCATCTGCAGGTAAGAATGCCGGCACAAAGACACAAAAGAAAAAGCTTTCCGAAACTGAAGCGGCAGTTCAGTCAGCAATGAGCGGTAAGGGAATTGCAGCGAAAGCATCAGATGAAGAATAA
- a CDS encoding M18 family aminopeptidase: protein MKETIKGLTDFIKESPTAYHAVSVMSKRLLEEGFTELKEDRKWELEKGGNYFVTRSGSSIISFKIPADDYNGFYMIASHSDSPSFKIKENPEIESASAYVILNVEKYGGMLCAPWFDRPLSIAGRVMVKAKEGDAIGVSSRLVNVDRDLVMLPSLAIHMDREANDGHKYNAQKDMLPIFGDADSKDKFMKLIAEEAGVEEGDIVSHDLFLYNRVEPSVWGADEEYVSSGRLDDLECCYGSFEGFINASNKKNVIMHVVFDNEEVGSTTRQGAASTFLKDTLLRINDFFGKNREDYLVSIANSFMVSADNAHAVHPNNVEKADPVNRPQMNKGIVIKYNANQKYTTDAVSGAICKMICDKAKVPYQTFTNRSDVAGGSTLGNISGTQVAVRTVDIGMAQLAMHSPYETAGVKDVQYLIDFSKTFFEADIKA, encoded by the coding sequence ATGAAAGAAACAATAAAAGGATTAACGGATTTTATTAAGGAAAGTCCTACTGCATACCATGCAGTTTCAGTGATGTCAAAGAGACTTCTTGAGGAAGGGTTTACAGAACTTAAGGAAGATCGAAAATGGGAGCTTGAGAAGGGCGGCAATTATTTTGTTACAAGATCAGGCTCTTCCATTATTTCATTTAAGATTCCGGCGGATGATTACAATGGTTTTTATATGATAGCAAGTCACAGCGATTCTCCCAGTTTTAAGATAAAGGAGAATCCTGAAATTGAATCAGCTTCCGCTTACGTGATACTCAATGTGGAAAAGTACGGTGGGATGCTCTGTGCTCCATGGTTTGACAGACCGCTCTCCATTGCCGGAAGAGTGATGGTCAAGGCTAAGGAGGGTGATGCAATCGGTGTTTCATCCAGACTTGTAAATGTGGACAGAGATCTTGTTATGCTTCCTTCTCTTGCTATACATATGGACAGAGAAGCTAATGATGGACATAAGTACAATGCTCAGAAGGATATGCTTCCCATTTTTGGTGATGCAGACAGCAAGGATAAATTTATGAAGCTCATTGCAGAAGAGGCCGGAGTAGAGGAAGGTGATATAGTTTCACATGATCTTTTCCTTTACAACAGAGTGGAGCCTTCAGTATGGGGAGCCGATGAAGAGTATGTGTCATCGGGACGGTTAGATGATCTTGAGTGCTGCTACGGATCCTTTGAAGGTTTTATAAACGCTTCCAATAAAAAGAACGTGATAATGCATGTGGTATTTGACAATGAAGAGGTGGGAAGCACTACAAGACAGGGTGCGGCATCGACCTTCTTAAAGGATACTCTTCTGAGGATCAATGATTTCTTCGGAAAGAACAGAGAAGATTATCTTGTATCAATCGCCAACAGCTTTATGGTATCTGCCGATAATGCCCATGCAGTTCATCCCAATAATGTTGAAAAAGCAGATCCTGTTAACAGACCACAGATGAACAAAGGAATTGTTATCAAATACAATGCTAACCAGAAGTACACAACCGATGCTGTTTCCGGCGCTATTTGTAAGATGATCTGCGATAAAGCAAAGGTCCCTTATCAGACCTTTACGAATCGTTCGGATGTTGCAGGCGGATCAACACTTGGTAATATTTCGGGAACACAGGTTGCAGTTCGCACAGTTGATATAGGTATGGCACAGCTTGCAATGCATTCACCATATGAGACTGCAGGTGTTAAAGATGTTCAGTATCTGATTGATTTTTCAAAGACATTTTTCGAGGCTGATATAAAGGCTTAA
- a CDS encoding putative ABC transporter permease, translating to MFISKLFIEFVIYSFVGWVYECIYCTVKEGHWRNRGFLFGPICPIYGTGAVLCSIVFGYLPWFRGIPYNMIPIWKIFLICAVGSIILEYSTSYFLEKRFHAVWWEYNDIPLNINGRVCVPATVGFGVAGVLVTRFVLPFSEKVKAMVNPYVAEVIALLLMAYLAADLVLTVSSLIHLLDMVEGAMAEFDEKMEDVYQTAAATPVRAKEAITAVPARAREAIASAAESLDFRQRYQLKNIKNFRFKRPVFRGGRKLNTDRMSEFYKGLQDRITGNER from the coding sequence ATGTTTATAAGTAAACTTTTTATAGAGTTTGTAATATATAGTTTTGTTGGCTGGGTATATGAATGTATTTACTGCACAGTCAAGGAAGGACATTGGAGAAACAGAGGCTTTTTATTTGGACCTATCTGTCCTATTTATGGTACAGGAGCTGTGCTATGCTCTATTGTGTTTGGGTATCTTCCGTGGTTTAGAGGAATACCATACAACATGATTCCAATTTGGAAGATTTTTCTTATTTGTGCAGTGGGCAGTATTATTCTTGAATACAGCACATCATATTTTCTTGAGAAAAGATTCCACGCGGTTTGGTGGGAATATAACGACATTCCGCTGAATATTAACGGACGTGTATGCGTCCCGGCAACAGTAGGATTTGGTGTTGCGGGTGTGCTTGTTACCAGATTTGTCCTTCCTTTTTCTGAGAAAGTTAAGGCAATGGTGAATCCGTATGTAGCAGAAGTTATTGCGCTTTTGCTTATGGCATATCTTGCAGCGGATCTTGTTCTTACGGTGTCAAGTCTTATTCATCTTCTTGATATGGTCGAGGGAGCGATGGCAGAATTTGATGAAAAGATGGAGGATGTGTATCAGACAGCTGCAGCTACACCGGTAAGGGCTAAGGAAGCAATTACCGCTGTTCCCGCAAGAGCAAGAGAGGCTATAGCATCAGCAGCGGAATCATTGGACTTCAGACAGAGATATCAGCTTAAGAATATAAAGAATTTCAGATTTAAACGCCCTGTCTTCAGAGGTGGCAGGAAGTTGAATACAGACAGAATGTCAGAGTTTTACAAAGGTCTTCAGGATAGAATAACCGGCAATGAGAGATAG
- a CDS encoding endonuclease III domain-containing protein, which produces MTKKQLALEVINRLRKEYPDADCTLDYSEAWQLLVSVRLAAQCTDARVDKTTPLLYEKFPTVEALANADPSEIEEIVRPCGLGKSKARDISACMKMLHEKYDDKVPDNMEELLALPGVGRKSANLVMGDVFGKPAIVTDTHCIRLSNLIGLVDDEKDPAKVEKALWKIIPPEEGNSLCHRFVWHGRKVCVARRPDCSNCCLKDICKYGKKNA; this is translated from the coding sequence ATGACAAAAAAACAGTTAGCATTGGAAGTGATAAACAGGCTGAGAAAAGAGTATCCCGATGCGGATTGTACTCTTGATTACAGTGAGGCATGGCAACTCCTTGTGAGTGTAAGGCTTGCTGCTCAGTGCACTGATGCACGGGTTGATAAGACAACTCCGCTTTTGTATGAGAAATTTCCGACTGTGGAGGCTCTTGCAAATGCCGATCCTTCGGAGATTGAGGAGATCGTAAGACCATGTGGCCTAGGAAAATCCAAGGCGAGAGATATCAGTGCATGCATGAAAATGCTTCATGAAAAATATGATGACAAAGTCCCTGATAACATGGAGGAATTACTGGCACTTCCAGGTGTAGGACGAAAAAGTGCCAATCTTGTTATGGGAGATGTTTTTGGCAAGCCCGCAATAGTTACCGATACACATTGCATAAGGCTCAGTAACCTGATAGGACTTGTGGATGATGAGAAGGATCCCGCAAAGGTTGAGAAAGCTTTATGGAAAATAATCCCTCCTGAAGAAGGTAACAGCTTATGCCATAGATTTGTGTGGCATGGGAGGAAAGTCTGTGTTGCAAGAAGGCCTGATTGCAGTAATTGCTGTCTGAAGGATATCTGTAAGTATGGAAAGAAAAATGCTTAA